Proteins from a genomic interval of Amycolatopsis sp. cg13:
- a CDS encoding SDR family NAD(P)-dependent oxidoreductase, producing the protein MSGRRGLVTGAGSGIGRAAAIEFARSGAAVAVLDIDEAAAAETVELIKKDGGDALVVRVDIGDEASVQAAVKQTVEAYGGLDFAVNNAGLSSHKRVDQLTLAEFERVVQVNLSGTFLCMKYELPHLKGGAIVNVASNGGLYAIPNAPAYVAAKHGIVGLTKVAAVDYAAEGIRVNAVCPGPTRTPGFDKWAGDPDLIARQEAITPLGRLATPEEAAAAVVWLCSDAASYVTGTTLSVDGGRRA; encoded by the coding sequence GTGAGCGGGCGGCGTGGGCTCGTCACCGGGGCGGGCAGCGGGATCGGCCGGGCGGCGGCGATCGAGTTCGCCCGAAGCGGGGCGGCGGTGGCCGTGCTGGACATCGACGAGGCCGCGGCGGCGGAGACCGTCGAGCTGATCAAGAAGGACGGCGGCGATGCGCTTGTCGTCCGGGTTGACATCGGCGATGAGGCTTCGGTGCAGGCGGCGGTCAAGCAGACCGTCGAGGCGTACGGCGGGCTCGACTTCGCGGTGAACAACGCCGGTTTGTCGTCGCACAAACGCGTCGACCAGCTGACCCTCGCCGAGTTCGAGCGGGTCGTGCAGGTGAACCTGTCCGGGACCTTCCTGTGCATGAAGTACGAACTGCCGCACCTGAAGGGCGGCGCGATCGTGAATGTCGCGTCCAACGGCGGGCTGTACGCGATCCCGAACGCTCCCGCTTACGTCGCGGCGAAGCACGGGATCGTCGGCCTGACCAAGGTGGCGGCGGTGGACTATGCGGCGGAAGGCATCCGCGTCAACGCGGTGTGCCCGGGGCCGACGCGGACGCCGGGGTTCGACAAATGGGCCGGCGACCCCGACCTGATCGCCCGGCAGGAGGCGATCACTCCGCTCGGCAGGCTGGCCACGCCGGAGGAAGCCGCCGCGGCCGTGGTCTGGCTGTGCTCGGACGCCGCGTCGTACGTCACCGGGACCACGCTGTCGGTCGATGGCGGACGGCGGGCGTAA
- a CDS encoding alpha/beta fold hydrolase, giving the protein MNRETVRPDGTRIHYTATGPADGPALTLIHGWGCDRGDFDTIIEHLPSEVRVLAVDLAEHGDSRSERDTWTIEEFARDVAAVLAAESVDSAVVAGHSLGGAVAVETARQLPHTVTQVIALEALHYLNLFPAQSETDVQALLQPFREDFAGAMRGMVEAGSPEGTDPSLVDSYTKKMGSVRQPAGLHSLEGLARWDMDAALREVAQPVVLFAVRSIITQEAIDRYGDRIRIELVDLGSHHFPVESPAETAQLLAGAL; this is encoded by the coding sequence ATGAACCGCGAAACCGTCCGTCCGGACGGCACGAGAATCCATTACACCGCAACCGGTCCCGCCGACGGGCCCGCGCTGACGCTCATCCACGGCTGGGGCTGCGACCGCGGGGACTTCGACACGATCATCGAGCACCTCCCGTCCGAGGTCCGGGTGCTGGCCGTCGATCTCGCCGAGCACGGCGACTCACGGTCGGAGCGCGACACTTGGACGATTGAGGAATTCGCTCGCGACGTCGCCGCCGTACTGGCCGCCGAGTCGGTTGATTCCGCCGTCGTAGCAGGGCATTCGCTCGGCGGAGCGGTCGCGGTCGAGACCGCCCGCCAGCTTCCTCACACGGTCACCCAGGTCATCGCGCTGGAAGCGTTGCACTACTTGAACTTGTTCCCCGCGCAGAGCGAGACAGACGTCCAGGCGTTGCTGCAGCCGTTCCGGGAGGACTTCGCCGGTGCGATGCGCGGCATGGTCGAGGCCGGCTCGCCCGAAGGCACCGATCCGTCCTTAGTGGACTCGTATACCAAGAAGATGGGCTCCGTACGCCAGCCCGCCGGCCTGCACTCGCTCGAAGGCTTGGCGCGCTGGGACATGGACGCGGCGCTGCGCGAAGTCGCCCAGCCGGTCGTGCTGTTCGCCGTGCGCTCGATCATCACTCAGGAGGCGATCGACCGTTACGGCGACCGGATCCGGATCGAGCTGGTCGACCTCGGCAGCCACCACTTCCCCGTCGAATCGCCCGCCGAGACCGCCCAGCTCCTGGCGGGCGCGCTCTAG
- a CDS encoding NADH:flavin oxidoreductase/NADH oxidase, which produces MSEFSASSAEFPESTPLRLRDVTFRNRVWMSPMAQYAADPDGLPTEWHLAHYGSRAIGGVGLVMVEATAISPDNRCTLADLGLWNEEQALAHRKLTSFVSGHGAVPAVQLNAVGRKGSHQVPWVGDGQNEPVPVADGGWELIAPSAIPFGNLAMPRPAASADLDRVVEEFAHATRMAELAGYQAVEIHAGHGYLLHQFLSPLSNQRTDEYGGSSRNRMRFPLRVARAVREAFPEDKPVFVRITATDWVEESITIDDAAEFAKELAAIGIDLLDVTSGVLVRDRGARPPDRKGLNVDFAAALKEASGLAVAPVGQITDLATAGQVIREGKADAVLLGRPLLRDPYLALRNQPKETWPVRYQRAF; this is translated from the coding sequence ATGAGCGAGTTCAGCGCGTCCAGCGCGGAGTTCCCGGAAAGCACGCCGTTGCGCTTGCGCGACGTCACCTTCCGCAACCGCGTCTGGATGTCCCCGATGGCGCAGTACGCGGCCGACCCGGACGGTCTGCCGACCGAATGGCATCTGGCGCATTACGGCTCCCGCGCGATCGGCGGCGTCGGGCTGGTCATGGTCGAGGCCACCGCGATCAGCCCGGACAACCGATGCACCTTGGCCGATCTCGGGCTCTGGAACGAAGAACAGGCGCTGGCGCACCGGAAGCTCACGTCGTTCGTCTCCGGCCACGGCGCGGTGCCCGCGGTGCAGCTGAACGCCGTGGGTCGCAAGGGATCGCACCAGGTCCCGTGGGTCGGCGACGGCCAGAACGAACCGGTGCCGGTCGCCGACGGCGGCTGGGAACTGATCGCACCGTCGGCGATCCCGTTCGGCAATCTGGCGATGCCCCGCCCGGCCGCCTCGGCGGACTTGGACCGGGTCGTCGAGGAGTTCGCGCACGCGACCCGGATGGCCGAGCTGGCCGGTTACCAGGCCGTCGAAATCCATGCCGGGCACGGGTATCTGCTGCACCAGTTCCTGTCCCCGCTGTCCAATCAGCGCACCGACGAGTACGGCGGGAGTTCGCGGAACCGGATGCGCTTCCCGCTGCGCGTGGCCCGCGCCGTGCGGGAGGCGTTCCCCGAGGACAAGCCGGTGTTCGTCCGCATCACCGCCACCGACTGGGTCGAGGAGAGCATCACGATCGACGACGCGGCCGAGTTCGCCAAGGAACTGGCGGCCATTGGGATCGACCTTCTCGACGTCACCTCTGGCGTGCTCGTGCGCGATCGGGGTGCCCGGCCACCGGATCGGAAGGGCTTGAACGTCGATTTCGCCGCCGCACTCAAGGAAGCGTCCGGGCTGGCTGTCGCGCCAGTCGGCCAGATCACCGACCTCGCCACGGCGGGCCAGGTCATCCGCGAGGGCAAGGCCGACGCTGTCCTGCTGGGACGCCCGCTGCTGCGCGATCCGTACCTCGCCTTGCGAAACCAGCCCAAAGAGACCTGGCCCGTCCGCTACCAGCGCGCTTTCTGA
- a CDS encoding IclR family transcriptional regulator produces the protein MRDEEADKPGVRSMNSVLSTLRVFEEVAQRQPVGVSELARSTEIPKSTVQRGLITLQQAGWLKVVDEERARWGVAPRVLALGLRDCGKPDLKEIADPVIKRLAAGTNETVMLAERDGDSLVVVASQDTDQIVRVVLDVGTRVPLLATSGGTAIMALLDESEVDELFTHELPEFAQTPAPDFAALRRDIAQAAKRGYALNGSSSWFRPQVSSIGAAITNPAGQPVAAITLAVPDTRYTRVQEKTFAPLVVAAAAEVSRLLAAG, from the coding sequence ATGCGCGACGAAGAGGCCGACAAGCCGGGTGTCCGGTCGATGAACAGCGTCCTCAGCACGCTGCGAGTCTTCGAAGAAGTCGCCCAGCGACAGCCGGTCGGCGTCTCCGAACTGGCGCGCTCCACGGAGATCCCGAAGAGCACCGTCCAGCGCGGCCTGATCACACTTCAGCAGGCGGGATGGCTGAAGGTCGTGGACGAGGAACGCGCGCGCTGGGGTGTCGCGCCGAGGGTGCTGGCGCTCGGGTTGCGCGACTGCGGGAAGCCGGACCTCAAGGAGATCGCAGACCCGGTCATCAAGCGGCTCGCGGCCGGGACGAACGAAACCGTCATGCTGGCCGAACGCGACGGCGACAGTCTCGTCGTCGTCGCCAGCCAGGACACCGACCAGATCGTGCGAGTCGTGCTGGATGTCGGCACGCGGGTGCCGCTGCTCGCCACGTCCGGCGGCACGGCGATCATGGCGCTGCTCGACGAATCCGAGGTCGATGAGCTGTTCACGCACGAACTTCCCGAGTTCGCCCAGACCCCGGCACCGGATTTCGCCGCGCTCCGTCGTGACATCGCGCAGGCCGCAAAGCGCGGGTACGCGCTCAACGGGTCCTCGTCGTGGTTCCGCCCGCAGGTGTCGTCGATCGGCGCGGCCATCACGAATCCGGCCGGACAGCCGGTGGCGGCGATCACACTCGCCGTGCCCGATACCAGGTACACCCGCGTGCAGGAGAAGACTTTCGCGCCGCTGGTCGTGGCCGCCGCGGCCGAGGTCAGCCGTCTGCTTGCCGCTGGCTGA
- a CDS encoding polysaccharide deacetylase — MTEPWQWSEQTWRDHVGRVRAGRPLRPESWPGGAKVAVALSFDSDHETLALRDGHVLPGKLSQGEYGSRVGVPRVLKLLERFGAPSTFFVPAVSALLHDGEAQSYVDAGHEVALHGWIHEINAQLPPSAERELTFRAADTLERLTDTRPVGIRTPSWDFSATTLPIIRELGLAYDSSLMADDDCYEILADGEPTGVVELPVEWIRDDAPYFTMNRFGSQRPYTPPQGVLSIWRDEFDLALADGGLFQLTMHPHVIGHRSRIAVLTELLEHIASHDGVWFATHAQVADYVSEPAASE, encoded by the coding sequence ATGACCGAACCGTGGCAGTGGAGCGAGCAGACCTGGCGGGACCACGTCGGCCGCGTGCGTGCTGGGCGGCCGTTGCGGCCGGAATCCTGGCCGGGCGGCGCGAAGGTAGCGGTGGCGTTGTCGTTTGATTCGGACCACGAGACGCTCGCGCTGCGCGACGGTCACGTGCTGCCGGGCAAGCTGTCGCAGGGGGAGTACGGCTCGCGGGTCGGCGTGCCGCGAGTGTTGAAGCTGCTTGAGCGGTTCGGGGCGCCTTCGACGTTCTTCGTGCCCGCGGTGTCGGCGTTGCTGCACGATGGCGAGGCGCAGTCCTATGTGGACGCCGGACACGAGGTCGCGCTGCACGGCTGGATCCACGAAATCAATGCTCAACTGCCGCCCTCAGCCGAACGCGAGCTCACCTTCCGGGCCGCGGACACCTTGGAACGGCTCACTGACACGCGTCCAGTCGGCATCCGCACCCCGTCCTGGGACTTTTCCGCAACCACCCTCCCGATCATCCGGGAACTGGGCCTGGCCTACGACTCGTCGCTGATGGCGGACGACGACTGCTACGAGATCCTCGCTGACGGTGAGCCGACCGGCGTCGTCGAGCTTCCGGTGGAGTGGATCCGTGACGACGCCCCGTATTTCACGATGAATCGCTTCGGCTCGCAGCGCCCGTACACCCCGCCACAGGGAGTGTTGTCGATCTGGCGCGACGAGTTCGACCTCGCTCTGGCTGACGGTGGACTTTTCCAGCTCACCATGCATCCGCACGTCATCGGACATCGTTCCCGCATCGCGGTTCTCACCGAACTGCTGGAGCACATCGCTTCGCACGACGGGGTCTGGTTCGCTACGCACGCTCAGGTCGCGGACTACGTTTCGGAACCCGCCGCCAGTGAATAG
- a CDS encoding MFS transporter yields MTETTDAGVRRPPKSLLATLLGVSTMTIMASATITPALPGMQQHFAAEPHAELLVRLVLTLPGLAIMVSAPLLAKLSGRTGRVPLLVACLALYTVGGGSGLLLDSLPALLVGRAVLGIGIAGIMTTSTALIADHHHADEHGRVLGLQGAAMGFGGVVALLLGGLLAAVDWRGPFAIYLLAVPMLALVLRFVPDAPVQPADPTDPTTAASPWQPRLLGLYALIFIGVVVFYTVPTQAPFWLAEVGGAGPAVAGALIAAVNLVMTLVGLNFRRLRARWSFPTLAITMFAAFAVGLVVLGTAGALWTAALGMVVVGLGIGLQNPTVNGWLVSTAAPGVRTRSLGLLTSALFLGQFSSPLIAQPVIDAVGMGTTFVLSGVLAAVVGVVVAAIHWRRVPKRSPRPERA; encoded by the coding sequence GTGACCGAAACGACTGACGCCGGAGTGCGGCGCCCACCAAAGTCCTTGCTGGCGACGCTGCTCGGCGTCAGCACCATGACCATCATGGCCAGCGCCACCATCACTCCCGCGCTGCCCGGCATGCAACAGCACTTCGCCGCCGAACCGCACGCGGAACTTCTCGTCCGGCTGGTGCTCACGCTGCCCGGGCTGGCGATCATGGTGTCCGCACCGTTGCTGGCCAAGCTGAGCGGCCGGACCGGACGCGTGCCGCTGCTGGTCGCCTGCCTCGCGCTCTACACCGTCGGCGGCGGATCCGGTCTGCTACTGGATTCTCTCCCCGCGCTGCTCGTCGGACGGGCCGTGCTCGGGATCGGCATCGCCGGGATCATGACCACGTCGACCGCGTTGATCGCCGATCACCACCACGCTGACGAGCACGGCCGGGTTCTCGGATTGCAAGGCGCGGCAATGGGTTTCGGCGGCGTCGTCGCACTGCTGCTCGGCGGCTTGCTGGCCGCGGTGGACTGGCGAGGACCGTTCGCCATCTACCTGCTGGCGGTTCCGATGTTGGCCCTCGTGCTGCGCTTCGTGCCGGACGCACCCGTCCAGCCGGCCGATCCGACGGACCCCACCACAGCCGCGTCACCCTGGCAGCCACGGCTGCTCGGGTTGTACGCGCTGATCTTCATCGGCGTTGTCGTCTTCTACACCGTTCCGACGCAAGCCCCGTTCTGGCTGGCGGAAGTCGGCGGCGCGGGACCGGCCGTCGCGGGAGCGTTGATCGCCGCGGTCAACCTGGTGATGACCTTGGTGGGCTTGAACTTCCGCCGGCTGCGCGCCCGCTGGTCCTTCCCGACGCTGGCGATCACGATGTTCGCCGCGTTCGCCGTCGGGCTGGTCGTGCTCGGCACCGCTGGTGCGTTGTGGACCGCCGCACTCGGCATGGTCGTGGTCGGACTTGGCATCGGGCTGCAGAACCCGACCGTCAACGGCTGGCTGGTCTCGACGGCCGCACCCGGCGTGCGGACGAGGTCGCTGGGATTGCTGACGTCCGCGTTGTTCCTCGGGCAGTTCTCGTCGCCGCTGATCGCGCAGCCGGTGATCGACGCCGTCGGAATGGGGACGACGTTCGTCCTTTCCGGAGTGTTAGCCGCGGTCGTCGGCGTTGTCGTGGCGGCTATTCACTGGCGGCGGGTTCCGAAACGTAGTCCGCGACCTGAGCGTGCGTAG
- a CDS encoding TetR/AcrR family transcriptional regulator yields MGNREDLLEAARACLRERGLSTTARDIASEAGVSLAAIGYHFGTKDALLAQAANEAIGDALGAWIEKTLGETPAGADPGTTFAEFCGRLPEAFASVQTHLLTSLEHLTRLVRTGDSPTTMAPAMRQSTDALTKILGAVHPQLPPSELDGLAQLYHVAINGASLIWLAAPDSAPTAEHYQHAVAALTSS; encoded by the coding sequence GTGGGTAACCGAGAGGATCTCCTGGAGGCCGCACGCGCCTGCTTGCGCGAGCGCGGCCTGAGCACGACGGCACGCGACATCGCGTCCGAAGCAGGCGTCAGCCTGGCCGCGATCGGCTACCACTTCGGCACGAAAGACGCGCTGCTCGCGCAAGCCGCCAACGAAGCCATCGGCGACGCGCTGGGTGCCTGGATCGAGAAAACTCTCGGCGAGACCCCAGCCGGAGCCGACCCCGGCACAACCTTCGCCGAGTTCTGCGGACGACTGCCCGAGGCGTTCGCCTCAGTGCAGACCCACCTGCTGACGTCCCTGGAACACCTCACCCGCCTCGTCCGCACGGGCGATTCGCCGACGACGATGGCTCCGGCGATGCGGCAAAGCACCGACGCGCTCACGAAGATCCTCGGTGCCGTCCATCCGCAGCTTCCGCCGTCCGAACTGGACGGACTGGCGCAGCTGTACCACGTCGCGATCAACGGCGCGTCCCTGATCTGGCTCGCCGCACCGGACTCCGCGCCAACCGCCGAGCACTACCAGCACGCGGTCGCGGCATTGACTTCGAGTTAA
- a CDS encoding FAD-dependent oxidoreductase → MKIVISGGGIAGNALGVALGRRGISATVLERADGPRIGGHTVDLRGHSQDVLREWGLLEDVRAVRVAEERMVAVGRDGGELWRMPAQVGGIVADVEVGREDLNAVLAKASPAEVHYGEHLVDADFTASGVRVETSRGRRIDADLLVIAEGTRSSSRTRWFPAAEARYLGGYLAFVAVPYPREFGVDMRMFAAGGGVMVAIRPGRVGGQALIAVRAPRREDLARDVGAQRKFITDSIKQAGIAGDWHLPSVLDAIAHDPGFHCDELVKVTAPSWSARRMVLLGDTAWAGSPMTGLGTAMAIMGAEALAAAAEAGDLGSYETRMRRFVHWGHRDATPAMLKRWAPGTARQVRLNAMVMRMFTRTPLRRLLARADNPPPWYA, encoded by the coding sequence GTGAAAATCGTGATCAGTGGGGGCGGGATCGCCGGGAACGCGTTGGGGGTGGCGCTGGGCCGTCGCGGGATCAGCGCCACCGTGCTCGAACGGGCGGACGGTCCGCGGATCGGCGGGCACACGGTGGATCTGCGCGGGCACAGTCAGGACGTGCTCCGCGAGTGGGGGCTGCTCGAGGATGTGCGCGCGGTGCGGGTGGCAGAGGAGCGGATGGTCGCGGTCGGTCGGGACGGGGGCGAGTTGTGGCGGATGCCCGCGCAGGTCGGCGGGATCGTGGCCGACGTCGAGGTCGGCCGTGAGGACCTGAACGCGGTGCTGGCGAAGGCGTCCCCTGCGGAAGTTCACTATGGAGAACACCTGGTGGACGCGGACTTCACCGCCAGCGGAGTGCGGGTGGAGACCAGCCGCGGTCGCCGGATCGACGCGGATCTCCTGGTGATCGCCGAGGGCACGCGATCTTCTTCGCGGACACGATGGTTTCCGGCTGCGGAGGCGCGGTACTTGGGCGGCTATCTCGCCTTCGTCGCGGTGCCGTATCCCCGCGAATTCGGTGTGGACATGCGGATGTTCGCTGCGGGAGGCGGTGTGATGGTCGCCATCCGGCCGGGCCGCGTCGGTGGCCAAGCCTTGATCGCCGTACGGGCGCCTCGACGCGAAGACCTTGCCAGAGACGTTGGGGCACAACGGAAATTCATCACGGACAGCATTAAGCAGGCCGGGATCGCGGGCGATTGGCACCTGCCGTCGGTGCTCGACGCGATCGCGCACGACCCTGGTTTCCACTGTGACGAGCTGGTGAAAGTCACCGCACCGTCGTGGTCGGCCAGGCGGATGGTGCTGCTCGGCGATACGGCGTGGGCGGGCTCGCCGATGACCGGGCTCGGCACCGCGATGGCGATCATGGGCGCGGAGGCGTTGGCCGCCGCTGCCGAAGCAGGCGACCTCGGCAGTTACGAAACCCGGATGCGCCGGTTCGTCCACTGGGGACACCGGGACGCGACCCCAGCGATGTTGAAACGGTGGGCTCCCGGCACCGCTCGGCAGGTGCGGCTGAACGCGATGGTGATGCGGATGTTCACGCGTACGCCGTTGCGCCGCTTGCTCGCCAGGGCCGACAATCCGCCGCCGTGGTATGCCTAG
- a CDS encoding sensor histidine kinase, producing MPTVSPTAKPRTVLDALARRTFLISSWPWRALLYGLSTGPMTLLFGLPFGFCLLPLAVLVSRVVQGQTSNLALVAVFSVFGMLLFLSAGPAWAAVVAGVERQRLRMVDLNPVTVPFGPVSEPGWWPRMRARYTEPASWRELGYAVLLCTAIPAVYAVAGMVALFAVVLVASPLLVNANDTISIGFTEVSTPGGAVPYALGGVVLLVLSGYLLSGCAGLHAMLARSLLTDGAAEKLRGELTEVSQSRTRLLSAFDAERKRIERDLHDGAQQRLVGLSLQLGLAKVDLPPDSAAAKAVSDAHDQAKKLMVELRELINGIHPRALAELGLPAALEELADGCAVPVTVDVAVPSRLPEPVESTAYFVVAESLTNVAKHSAASCASVTAKIVGRVLTLEVWDNGAGGADPARGTGITGLSDRVAVLGGRMWVRSPVGGPTVVRAELPC from the coding sequence GTGCCTACCGTCTCTCCCACCGCGAAACCGCGCACCGTACTGGATGCCTTGGCGCGGCGGACATTCCTGATTTCCTCTTGGCCGTGGCGGGCGTTGCTGTACGGGCTGAGCACCGGCCCGATGACGTTGCTGTTCGGGCTTCCGTTCGGGTTCTGCCTGCTGCCGCTCGCGGTTCTGGTCAGCCGGGTCGTGCAGGGGCAGACCTCGAACCTGGCGCTGGTCGCGGTGTTCTCAGTGTTCGGCATGCTGCTGTTCCTGAGCGCGGGTCCGGCGTGGGCGGCGGTGGTGGCCGGGGTCGAACGGCAGCGGTTGCGCATGGTCGACCTCAACCCGGTGACTGTCCCCTTTGGACCCGTCAGCGAACCGGGCTGGTGGCCCCGAATGCGGGCGCGCTACACCGAACCGGCGTCGTGGCGCGAACTCGGCTACGCGGTTCTGTTGTGCACCGCGATTCCCGCGGTGTACGCGGTCGCCGGGATGGTGGCGCTGTTCGCGGTGGTTTTGGTGGCCAGTCCGCTGCTGGTGAACGCGAACGACACGATTTCGATTGGCTTCACTGAAGTTTCCACTCCGGGAGGGGCCGTTCCGTACGCGCTGGGCGGAGTGGTGCTGCTCGTGCTGTCGGGCTATCTGTTGTCCGGATGTGCTGGCCTGCACGCGATGCTGGCCCGTTCGCTGCTCACCGACGGTGCGGCCGAGAAGCTGCGTGGCGAGCTGACCGAGGTGTCGCAATCCCGTACGCGGCTGTTGTCGGCCTTCGACGCGGAACGCAAGCGCATCGAACGCGATCTGCACGACGGGGCGCAGCAACGCCTGGTCGGGCTGAGCTTGCAACTGGGGCTCGCGAAGGTCGACCTGCCGCCGGATTCGGCGGCGGCGAAGGCGGTGTCGGACGCGCACGATCAGGCCAAGAAGCTGATGGTCGAGCTGCGTGAGCTGATCAACGGAATCCACCCGCGGGCGCTCGCCGAACTCGGCTTGCCCGCCGCGTTGGAGGAACTCGCCGACGGTTGCGCGGTGCCGGTCACCGTTGATGTGGCGGTGCCTTCGCGGTTGCCGGAGCCGGTGGAATCCACCGCGTACTTCGTGGTGGCCGAGTCGCTGACCAATGTCGCCAAGCATTCCGCGGCCAGCTGCGCCTCGGTGACCGCCAAAATTGTCGGTCGGGTCCTTACCCTTGAGGTATGGGACAACGGGGCAGGAGGTGCTGATCCGGCACGAGGGACCGGGATCACCGGGTTGAGCGACCGGGTCGCCGTGCTGGGCGGGCGGATGTGGGTGCGCAGTCCGGTCGGCGGGCCGACCGTCGTGCGAGCGGAGCTGCCGTGCTGA
- a CDS encoding response regulator: MRVVLAEDEVLLREGLCGLLERFGFEVVAAVGDAEGLHAAVREHDPDLVLTDIRMPPGHSDEGLRAAVELRRTRPELAVVVLSQYVEHHHAAELLDSAEGRGVGYLLKDRVVDVEEFVGTLRQVVDGGTAVDPQVVRQLLRRRADPIARLSAREREVLSLIAEGHSNASIARRLVVSDAAVGKHVGSILLKLDLPPTDDGNRRVLAVLAFLRGGG, from the coding sequence ATGCGGGTCGTCCTCGCCGAAGACGAGGTGCTGCTGCGCGAGGGATTGTGCGGGTTGCTGGAGCGGTTCGGCTTCGAGGTCGTCGCCGCGGTGGGCGATGCCGAGGGGCTGCACGCCGCCGTGCGCGAGCACGATCCGGACCTGGTGCTCACCGACATCCGGATGCCGCCCGGGCATTCGGACGAGGGCTTGCGCGCCGCGGTCGAGCTGCGGCGCACGCGGCCGGAGCTGGCCGTAGTGGTGCTGAGCCAGTACGTCGAACACCATCACGCGGCCGAGTTGCTCGATTCCGCCGAGGGGCGCGGCGTCGGCTACCTGCTCAAGGACCGGGTGGTCGACGTCGAGGAATTCGTCGGGACGCTGCGCCAGGTCGTCGACGGCGGGACGGCGGTGGATCCGCAGGTGGTGCGCCAGTTGCTGCGCCGCCGAGCCGACCCGATCGCCCGGCTGTCGGCGCGGGAGCGGGAGGTCCTGTCGCTGATCGCCGAGGGCCATTCCAACGCGTCGATCGCCCGGCGGCTGGTGGTGTCCGACGCGGCGGTGGGCAAGCACGTGGGGAGCATCCTGTTGAAACTCGACCTTCCGCCGACGGACGACGGAAACCGGCGCGTGCTGGCAGTGCTGGCGTTTCTGCGCGGGGGCGGCTGA